The following are encoded in a window of bacterium genomic DNA:
- the menE gene encoding o-succinylbenzoate--CoA ligase, translating to MRSSAEILPDWLGARARGFPHRFALAAGSERLTFSELDRLAGRAARQLAGLGVAPGARVALVLGGGAQFAGLTHALARLGAVMVPVNTRLAAAEVAWCLQDASPALVICDEANAAAAHAGAEGAGVQILTIEELGVLPEADASLRDRITLSDVQGIIYTSATTGRPKGVMLTFGNHWWSAVGSAFNLGLRNDDCWLAPLPLYHVGGLAILWRSVIYGIPAVVHAAFDPGAVNREIDAGGVTIVSVVSTMLQRMLDERGDRSYPPTLRCVLLGGGPAPLDLLEECLRRGVPVAPTYGLTEAASQVATLPPEDLPRKLGSAGKALFPTEIKTEDGEILVRGPTVMAGYATQPEETARVLQDGWLRTGDLGYLDGDGYLFVSDRRDDLVISGGENVYPAEVEGVLRGHPAVEDAGVFGLPDPEWGQVVAAAVTSRRGASLDEEGVRAFCAARLARYKVPKRIWFVEDLPRSPSGKLIRQALREKFGIVAASPTERRTWVRDAFHRIAGRYDLLNHLLSGGLHILWKRAAVQAAGLRPGGVALDVCCGTADLVLLASREVGPGGRAIGVDFAPGMLAVGARRLGEASPASSGSGARVSLVCADAEALPLADGSTDAVTFAFGIRNVASPPGALLEAHRVLRPGGRVVVLEFGRPEARWLRAAYDLYSRTIIPLLGGRLSGRRDAYQYLHDSVRRWMDPETLAGLMREAGFQEVRYRRLAGGIAVLHAGLKLRA from the coding sequence TTGAGATCGTCGGCTGAGATCCTTCCCGATTGGCTGGGGGCACGGGCGCGGGGCTTTCCCCATCGATTCGCGCTGGCAGCGGGATCCGAGCGCCTGACCTTCAGCGAGTTGGACCGCCTCGCTGGCCGCGCCGCCCGGCAGCTCGCAGGCCTGGGTGTTGCCCCGGGGGCGCGCGTCGCGCTCGTGCTTGGGGGCGGCGCCCAGTTTGCCGGGCTCACCCACGCGCTGGCGCGGCTGGGCGCGGTGATGGTGCCGGTCAATACGCGCCTGGCCGCGGCTGAGGTGGCGTGGTGCCTGCAGGACGCTTCTCCGGCGCTGGTGATCTGCGACGAGGCAAACGCCGCGGCCGCGCACGCCGGGGCCGAGGGAGCAGGCGTCCAGATCCTAACGATTGAGGAACTGGGCGTCCTGCCCGAGGCAGACGCGTCCCTGCGCGACCGCATCACGCTCTCAGACGTGCAGGGAATCATCTACACCTCGGCCACGACCGGGCGGCCCAAGGGTGTCATGCTGACCTTCGGCAACCACTGGTGGAGCGCGGTCGGCTCGGCCTTCAATCTTGGGCTCCGCAACGACGACTGCTGGTTGGCCCCGCTGCCGCTCTATCACGTAGGGGGACTGGCGATCCTGTGGCGCAGCGTGATCTACGGCATACCCGCGGTTGTGCATGCGGCCTTCGATCCCGGAGCGGTCAACCGCGAGATTGATGCCGGCGGGGTGACCATCGTCTCGGTTGTCAGCACGATGCTGCAGCGCATGCTGGACGAGCGGGGCGATCGGTCTTATCCGCCCACCCTGCGGTGCGTACTGCTGGGCGGCGGTCCGGCGCCGCTCGACCTGCTCGAGGAATGCCTGCGGCGCGGGGTGCCGGTGGCTCCGACCTACGGGCTGACCGAGGCGGCCTCCCAGGTGGCGACGCTACCGCCGGAAGACCTGCCGCGCAAACTCGGATCGGCTGGGAAGGCACTCTTTCCCACTGAGATCAAGACTGAGGACGGCGAGATCTTGGTCCGCGGTCCCACGGTCATGGCCGGCTACGCCACCCAGCCCGAAGAGACCGCGCGCGTACTGCAGGATGGCTGGCTGCGCACGGGTGATCTGGGCTACCTGGACGGCGATGGCTACCTTTTCGTCTCGGATCGCAGGGACGATCTTGTGATCTCAGGTGGCGAGAACGTCTATCCTGCCGAGGTGGAGGGAGTCCTGCGCGGCCATCCTGCCGTGGAGGACGCGGGCGTGTTCGGCCTTCCGGATCCCGAGTGGGGACAGGTCGTAGCGGCGGCGGTCACCTCGCGGCGCGGCGCCTCACTCGATGAGGAGGGAGTGCGCGCCTTCTGTGCTGCGCGCCTGGCCCGGTACAAGGTTCCGAAGCGGATATGGTTCGTGGAAGATCTTCCGCGATCTCCCTCCGGCAAGTTGATCCGCCAGGCGCTGCGCGAGAAGTTCGGGATTGTGGCGGCGTCGCCAACAGAGCGGCGCACCTGGGTCAGGGATGCCTTCCACCGGATTGCCGGCCGCTACGATCTGCTGAACCACCTGCTGAGCGGGGGTCTGCACATCCTATGGAAGCGGGCGGCCGTGCAGGCGGCGGGCCTGCGGCCGGGAGGGGTGGCGCTGGATGTGTGCTGTGGGACCGCGGACCTGGTGCTGCTGGCCTCGCGCGAGGTCGGCCCTGGTGGGCGCGCGATCGGCGTGGACTTCGCGCCGGGAATGCTCGCGGTGGGTGCCAGGCGCCTGGGCGAGGCAAGCCCGGCGTCATCAGGGTCAGGCGCCAGGGTCTCGCTCGTCTGCGCGGATGCCGAGGCGCTCCCGCTGGCCGACGGGTCTACCGACGCGGTGACGTTCGCCTTTGGAATCCGCAACGTCGCGTCGCCTCCGGGTGCGCTGCTCGAAGCCCACCGGGTACTACGGCCAGGAGGTCGTGTTGTGGTGCTCGAGTTCGGGCGGCCGGAGGCGCGGTGGCTCCGGGCGGCGTACGACCTGTATTCCAGGACGATCATCCCGCTGCTGGGCGGCCGACTCTCAGGGCGGCGCGACGCGTACCAGTACCTGCACGACTCGGTCCGCCGGTGGATGGACCCCGAGACGCTGGCAGGCCTCATGCGGGAAGCGGGATTCCAGGAAGTCCGGTACAGGCGCCTCGCCGGCGGGATCGCCGTGCTGCACGCCGGTCTTAAGCTACGGGCGTAG
- a CDS encoding M14 family zinc carboxypeptidase: MIRRLLTVGTLLAGLTLAGIPTGIPTGTSASVGTRAQPVEAFYPSYEQIVAGLIRLQGSFPDIVRVREIGRSSNGRPILAVKVSDNAAQEEDEPAWLFLGIIHGREPLGLKITLGLIQDLTRGYGVDQEIADWVNAYEIWFVPVLNAYGYETNRRKNGDRPGVDLNRNYDFRWDRCAVYQPQCTDPNSSYFRGTAPFSEPETRALRDLAIEQRPLFGIDFHHGTPFPQSQIMRPWGIGRTDDTVLPPPDQTRLLETAQEIARWTLASRQAGGFCQMGSPIFDPAVCRMPAGGLLAPMGQSSNWHYAAVGTLHYIVEIAERLYNDRYFYTPDPADDDPHSLQQAEEYVRNLSDGIKQWLRRFLHGKVGEGFTYRGPGITGRVTDARTGRPLEALIEVEGLTGDAIRARTSDPEFGRFYRLLLTGTHSVRISKEGYQAETRRVTVADGPLVTLDVALTPRQ, encoded by the coding sequence TTGATCCGGCGCCTCCTGACCGTCGGCACCCTCCTGGCAGGACTGACCCTCGCCGGCATCCCCACCGGCATCCCTACCGGCACGAGCGCCTCCGTTGGCACACGCGCCCAGCCAGTGGAGGCTTTCTACCCGTCGTACGAGCAGATAGTCGCCGGCCTGATCCGGTTGCAGGGAAGCTTTCCCGACATCGTGCGCGTGCGCGAGATAGGACGCAGCTCCAACGGCAGGCCGATTCTGGCCGTCAAGGTTTCGGACAACGCGGCACAGGAGGAGGACGAGCCGGCCTGGCTCTTCCTGGGCATCATCCACGGCCGGGAGCCACTGGGGCTTAAGATCACGCTCGGGCTTATCCAAGATCTGACCCGCGGCTACGGCGTTGACCAGGAGATCGCCGACTGGGTCAACGCCTACGAAATCTGGTTCGTGCCGGTGCTGAACGCGTACGGGTACGAAACGAACCGGCGTAAGAACGGCGACCGGCCCGGCGTGGACCTGAACCGCAACTACGACTTCCGCTGGGATCGGTGCGCCGTATACCAACCGCAGTGCACCGATCCCAACTCCTCGTATTTCCGTGGCACCGCGCCGTTCTCCGAGCCCGAGACCCGGGCACTGCGCGACCTGGCCATCGAACAGCGCCCACTGTTCGGAATTGACTTCCACCACGGCACCCCGTTCCCGCAGAGCCAGATCATGCGGCCGTGGGGAATCGGTCGTACTGATGACACGGTCCTCCCCCCGCCCGACCAGACCAGGCTGCTGGAGACCGCGCAGGAGATCGCGCGGTGGACCCTGGCCTCCAGGCAGGCCGGGGGGTTCTGCCAGATGGGGTCGCCAATCTTCGACCCGGCGGTGTGCCGCATGCCCGCGGGGGGCCTGCTGGCTCCCATGGGCCAGTCTTCGAACTGGCACTACGCAGCGGTGGGAACACTCCACTATATCGTCGAGATCGCCGAGCGTCTCTACAACGACCGGTACTTCTATACCCCCGATCCGGCCGATGACGACCCGCACTCGCTGCAGCAGGCCGAGGAGTACGTCCGCAACCTCTCGGACGGGATCAAGCAGTGGCTTCGGCGGTTCCTTCACGGCAAGGTGGGTGAGGGCTTCACCTACCGAGGGCCGGGGATCACAGGAAGGGTGACCGATGCGAGAACCGGCCGGCCGCTCGAAGCGCTCATCGAGGTGGAGGGTCTCACCGGTGATGCAATCAGGGCCCGCACAAGCGATCCCGAGTTCGGACGGTTCTACCGTCTGCTGCTCACGGGAACGCACTCGGTGCGGATCTCCAAGGAAGGCTACCAGGCCGAGACGAGAAGGGTGACGGTCGCCGACGGACCGCTTGTAACCCTCGACGTGGCTCTGACACCCAGGCAGTAG
- a CDS encoding aminotransferase class V-fold PLP-dependent enzyme, which translates to MTDPGTSNPDARAVAIRDQFLLRRDVVFLNHGSFGACPGPVFEAYQRWQRELESQPVEFFARRAGDLMRRARASLGGYLGTDPDDLVYVPNATTGLNIVARSLRLNPGDEVLTTDHEYGALDRTWQFICEMRKAVCVRAAVPLPITSREEVVEAIWSRVTPRTRVLFVSHITPPTALILPVEDLIRRARAAGILTVIDGAHAPGQIPLALEALGADFYAGNCHKWMCAPKGSAFLYARREVQPLLEPLVVSWGWRSEKPGPSRFIDEHEYQGTRDLAAFLAVPSAIEFFREHDWYAVRQECHATAKDARRAIEALTGLPPICPETRPDGSPWFAQMASALLPPCNPEAFQQRLREEFRIEVPVWNWNGRPLLRVSVQGYNTQADVDALITAVGRMVGPLRP; encoded by the coding sequence ATGACGGATCCCGGCACATCGAACCCGGACGCGCGCGCCGTCGCCATCCGTGACCAGTTCCTGCTCCGCAGGGACGTGGTCTTCCTCAACCACGGCTCGTTCGGCGCATGCCCCGGGCCCGTTTTCGAAGCGTACCAGCGCTGGCAGCGCGAGCTGGAAAGCCAGCCGGTCGAGTTCTTCGCGCGGCGGGCAGGCGACCTGATGCGAAGGGCGCGCGCGTCGCTTGGAGGGTACCTTGGCACCGACCCCGACGACCTGGTCTACGTGCCGAACGCGACCACCGGGCTCAACATCGTGGCCCGCTCTCTACGGCTCAACCCCGGGGACGAGGTGCTGACCACCGACCACGAGTACGGGGCGCTGGACCGCACCTGGCAGTTCATATGCGAGATGAGGAAAGCGGTCTGCGTGCGGGCGGCCGTGCCGCTGCCGATCACCTCCCGGGAAGAGGTCGTGGAGGCGATCTGGTCGCGCGTGACGCCCAGGACCCGGGTATTGTTCGTCAGTCACATCACTCCCCCGACCGCGTTGATTCTCCCGGTCGAGGATCTGATCCGTCGCGCCCGGGCCGCGGGTATTCTCACAGTGATAGACGGCGCCCACGCGCCGGGCCAGATCCCGCTTGCCCTGGAAGCGCTCGGCGCAGACTTCTACGCCGGCAACTGCCATAAGTGGATGTGCGCGCCCAAGGGCTCGGCCTTCCTATACGCGCGGCGCGAGGTCCAACCGCTGCTCGAACCGCTGGTCGTGAGCTGGGGATGGAGGTCCGAGAAGCCGGGACCATCCCGGTTCATTGACGAGCACGAGTACCAGGGAACGCGCGATCTGGCGGCCTTCCTGGCCGTGCCCTCGGCGATCGAGTTCTTTAGGGAGCACGACTGGTACGCGGTACGGCAGGAGTGCCACGCCACGGCCAAAGACGCGCGTCGGGCGATCGAGGCGCTAACTGGATTGCCGCCGATCTGCCCTGAGACGCGACCGGACGGCAGCCCATGGTTCGCTCAGATGGCAAGCGCGCTGCTGCCTCCCTGCAACCCGGAAGCGTTCCAGCAGCGTCTGCGCGAGGAGTTCCGGATCGAGGTGCCGGTGTGGAACTGGAACGGCCGGCCGTTGCTGCGTGTGTCGGTCCAGGGGTACAACACCCAGGCCGACGTTGACGCGCTGATCACGGCTGTGGGCCGGATGGTCGGGCCGCTACGCCCGTAG